TCGATGTCAGCATCGGAACGCTGCGGATCATTTTCGTGTCCCGGTCGCTGAAAGGGTGGGCTGCGGTGCTGGGATTTTTCGAGTCGCTGATATGGGTATTGGCCATCAGCCAGGTGATGCAGAACCTGACCAATGTTCTTACCTATCTGGCCTTTGCCCTCGGCTTCGCCACCGGCAATTATGTCGGCGTGCTGATCGAAGAACGTATCGCGCTGGGCAGCCTGATTGTGCGCATCATTACCCGCAAGGATGCCACTGTGCTGACGGAACATTTGTGGAAAGCCGGCTACGGCGTCACCAATCTGCGGGCGCGGGGTGAAACCGGCCCGGTGCAGCTGATTTTCACCGTCTGCCGACGTCGCAATCTGCAGGATGTGCTGACGTTGGTCAAACGCTTCAATCCCCGCGCCTTTTACACCATCGAGGATGTGCGTTTCGTGCAGGACAACCTGCCGCCCAACCCCCGCCGCCGCGGCGTCATGTCACGGCTGGCGCTGCGCAACCGGAAATGAACCTGAAGCCCGGGGATCAAGGTTTTTATTGCCACATGCCCCGTTTAGCCAGGCGGGCGTCTTCTTCCTTTTCGATAAAATCCCCTTTCAGAGAAAAATCGAAGCGTCGGTAGACCGCGGCGAGGCCCTGTTGCAGAAGCAGTCTGTTGAGCATGTGTCCGTCGGGCAGGGTGACATAGGCGAGAAGTCGCCCGTAGGTGTCGCGCGTTGGCGGCTCTGTTCGCAGGACTACGATCCGTCCGAGGCTTTTTGCACGGACATAGGCGTGGGCGCGGTGGTGGATGCGGCGCAGCCTGTCCGGCGCGATGCCTCGTTGCCGCAAATAGCGATCCCGGTATGAAGCTTCCTTTTCCGGCACGTCGATGCCCAGCAGTCTGACCTTGCCGATGCCGGCAACCCGGATGGTGTCGCCATCGTAGATATGTGTGACGCGACCCCGCAGGCTTGAGGCGGCGAGGGCATGCGAGGCGCAGGAGACAAGGCACAGAACCAGGGCGAATGCAACGCAAGCTCCCCGAGAAAAGACCGCGATCATCGGCTGCGGCCGTAGAAGGCGCGGGCGAAAATGCCGGTGGTAGCGCCCCAGATGAGGTTGTAGAAAAGGATGAACAAGGGGGTGAGAGTGCCAAGGCCGAGGCCGAGCATGCCCGCGTCCGTGCGATTGGGAAAGACAAAAAACAACTGCCAGGCGCAAGGCAGCAGGCTGACCCACAGCCCCTTGCGCATCCATTGGATACGACCCCGGGGAGAACTGACCGTTGTGTAATAGAACAGTCCCCACAGCCCGCCCCATACCAGGCGAGGGTGAATCCACGCGCCGCTCCAGGCGGGGACAAGCTTAACGCCGAGCCATTGGGGCAGTCCGGCGTTGCCTGCCATCCAGGCAGCTCCGCTGCTGATCAGGGCGGCGAACACACCGGCGCAGAAACAGATGCACAACAGGCAGCGGGAATTATTCATCGCATTACGTCCATCGGTTGAAATGATTTTTGTGAATACCCCCGCGAAACGAAGCGGGAACAATTCCGTGGCGGTACGATGGTGCGGAGAAAAATCATCCCTCTGCCTCGGTCAGGATTTCGTTGAGGCTGCCGCTGCGGTAGCCTTCCAGATCGAGACAGACATAGGTAAACCCGGCCTCTTTCGCCGCCCGGATAACCGCTCGCCGTGTCGGCTCCGCCAGTATTTGCGACAACAAGGGCAGCGGAATTTCAATGCGGACGCTGGCGCCATGATGCCGGGCGCGGGATCCGTCGAAACCAAGGCTGCGCAGCGCCGATTCGCATCGATCCACCTGCCGCAGTGCGTGAGCACTGATGGGCGAACCGTAAGGGATGCGCGACGCCAGGCAGGCGAAGGCCGGGCGCTTCCAGGTTGGCAGCCCGAGCCGTCGGCTCAGGTCGCGGATGTCCTGTTTGCCAAGGCCGGCCTCGGCCAGCGGGGATCGCACGCCCAGTTCCCGGGCGGCCCGGCTGCCAGGGCGGTAATCCCTGCCATCGTCGAGGTTGGTGCCGTCCAGCATCAGGGAAAATCCGGTTTGCCGCGCCATTTCGGCACAATCACCGAACAGGGCTTTTTTGCAATGATAACAGCGCAGCGGATCGTTGCGGACCACGGCCGGCAGGGCCAGCAGATCGCATGGTACCAGCAGCTGGCGCGCGCCGATCTGATGCGCAAGATCACGGCTGTATTGTTGCTCCCAGGCAGGGAAAAACACCGAAACGGCGGTGACGGCCAGCACCTGCCGCGCACCGAGGGCGTCCAGCGCGGCGCGCAGCAGCAGGGTCGAATCCACGCCTCCGGAAAACGCCACGGCGGCGGGTCCCAGGCTGTTCAGCAATTGCAGCAGCCGTTCGTAGCGTGCATCGGCGTCCATCGCTGACCCCATACAGGGAATGCCTCCTCAGTCGAATACGCCAACGGACAGATAGCGCTCTCCGGTATCGCAAAGGACCGTTACCACGTTTTTCCCGGGGCCAAGGCGCTCGGCCAGGCGCAGTGCGGCGCATACGTTGGCGCCGGCGGAGATACCGACAAACAATCCTTCCTCCCTTGCCAGCCTGCGCGCCGTGGCAAAGGCGTCCTCGTCCCTGACGGTGATGACCTCCCGGTAGATCCCGGTGTCGAGAACCTCCGGAATGAAACCGGCGCCGATGCCCTGGATTTTATGGGGTCCGGGTGATCCTCCGGATAAAATCGGTGACGCGGCCGGTTCGACAGCGACGATATCGACCTGGGGGTTGTTTTTGCGCAAAGCCCGCCCCACGCCGGTAATGGTGCCACCGGTGCCGACCCCGGCCACGAAGGCGTCGATCTGGCCATCCAGGGCGGCGATGATTTCCGGTCCCGTGGTCTGTTCGTGAATGCGGGGATTTGCCGGATTGCTGAACTGCATGGGGATGAAATAGCCGTACTGGCCGGCGAGTTCTTCCGCCCGCGCCACGGCACCGCGCATGCCCTGGGTTCCCGGTGTCAAAACCAGGTCGGCGCCGTAGGCGGCAAGCAATCTGCGGCGTTCGACACTCATGGTTTCGGGCATGGTCAGGATAAGTTTGTAACCCTTGACCGCGCACACCAGCGCCAGGCCGATGCCGGTATTGCCGCTGGTCGGTTCCACCAGGGTCGCTCCAGGCTTGATCAAGCCACGGCTTTCGGCATCTTCGACCATGGCAAGGGCGATGCGGTCCTTGACGCTGCCGCCAGGGTTGAGATTCTCCATTTTGCCCCAGACAGCGGCGCTGTCCGGATGTGTCAGACGACTGAGCCGCACCAGGGGAGTGTGAGAAATCTGTCCAAGGGGGTTCTGGCTGATAACGGCCGGCATGGCATCCTCCGGTGTGGGCGTAAAACAGCAATAAGGATTGCAAGGTCTGCTGCAGGCAGCAGTCTGCAACTCATGTCAGTTCAGTACCATAGCAGCCATTCCCACGGATGAAAAGGGTTCTTTTCCCCGGACCTCGCAATGGCGCGCGGTGTCTTGTCAAGCAGTGCCAACCTGTTTTACTTAAGGAGTCGAGCGGAGGCATGATGAAGACAAAAAAAGAATTTCCGTGGCTTTTGAAGCCTCTGGCGTGGGTCGAGCTTGCCGGTGACAGGGTGCGCCTGCCGGTCATCTGGATCGGCTGTCTGCACGACCAGCCATGCCGTCTTCTTGTCGGTCTGCGGGAGGGGGTGTCGATACCGGGTGCCGAGAGTTTTTGTGGAGACTTCGATCTGCTCTGGATGGCCGGTTCGATAAGCCGCCCGGTATTGAGGGCGGAGGATCCGAAACCGGCGATGATGCGCCTGAAATGCTGCAACGCCGGTTTACGCAACGATTGCGGGGGATGGACCCTGGACGGAAGCCTGGCCGGGATCACTGTGGGGGGCGGACTTTTTTGCCGGGAGAACTCGACATTGCGCGGTGGCTGAAGCTGTCCGACAGGGCGGACGCCTGATGCCGGGCGGGCGATGCCATGGCTCATGGGGAAATCAGTCACACTGTTTGCGCCGCACCTCCGGTTCGGCCAACCGGGCCCGGTCGGCCTGACATGTTTTGAGGGTCGGCAGGTGCGCCCCAAGCAGATCAAGGATCTGCATCGCCGGCGGCGGCATTTGCGGGGCAAGGGAATAATGTACCCAGGTGCCGCTGCGGCGGTCCATGACAAGTCCCGCATTTTTCAGTATGCCCAGATGGCGAGAAGCCGTCGATTGGGGTAACTGCAGGATTTCCATGATATGGCAGACGCAGACCTCGCCGTCTAGCAGCAGATTGAGAATGCGCAGACGGGTATCATGGGCCAGGGCTTTGAAAAGGGTGGTCGTCGTTTTCATGCAGTCAGGCTAGTCCCGTGGCGCGGATGTGTCAAGGCGCAATTTCCACGCCATGCTTGCGCCGCGGATGCCAAAAACCGGTTGTTGTTCATGTTTTGCCCCGGGACTGCCGCTGCCGGTATCAGCGGATTTCCACCGCATGGTCCCTGCCTTCCAGTACCTCGCCCACGACAACGGCAAAGCAGCCGCCATCGGCCGCTCGGCGCAGAAACGCATCGGCTGCGCCGTCTTCCATGGCGATCAGCAGCCCCCCGGATGTCTGGGGATCGAAAAACGGCAGCAGATCCTCGCTTGAACCCGGCATGTCAGCATCGACCCGGTCGGGCCGGGCATCAAGGAGCATACGGGCATAATAGGCGCGGTTGCGGTAACAGCCTCCGGGCACCAACCCGTCGCGGACCAGGTCCGCGACCCCGTTGATCACCGGTACGTTCGCCAGACGCAGTGCCAGGGTGACGCCGGCTCCACGGGCCATCTCCGAGGCGTGACCGATGAGGCCGAAGCCGGTGATGTCGGTGCAGGCATGGGCACCGCATGCGGTCATGATGGCGGCCGCCTGACCGTTGAGGGTTGCCATCCAGCGGCAGGCTTCTGCCACGGTGGCATCGGCGACCATTTCCGCCTTGATGCCGGTGGCAACAATACCCGTGCCAATGGGTTTGGTGAGGATCAGCACATCCCCGGGGCGGGCCGTTGAATTGCGCACCACCCGCTGCGGATGGACAACGCCGGTTACGGCCAGGCCGTATTTGAGCTCGTCATCTTCAACGGTGTGGCCGCCAACCAGGCATGCGCCGGCCTCTCGAATCTTGCGGGCACCGCCGTCCAGCAATTCCCGCAGGGCTTCGCGGGGAAGACCGCAGGGCGGAATGAAAGCGAGGTTCATGGCGGTCAGCGGACGCCCGCCCATGGCGAAGACATCCGACAGGGCATTGGCGGCGGCGATAGCGCCGAACAAAAAGGGGTCGTCGACCAGGGGGGTGATGATGTCGGTGGTCTCGACCAGGGCGCAGTCCTCGCTGAGGCGATACACGCCCGCGTCATCGGCGGTTTCCGGTCCGACAATAAGATTCGGATCGGTCTCGGCAAACAAGCCGGTCAAAGCATCTTCCAGGCCCTCCGGGCCCAGTTTGGCAGCTCAGCCGGCCGCTTTCACCATATGCGTCAGCTTGATTTTCTCAGAGGTCATTATGATTGGCTCCAAACGCTCTGCAGTTCTTCCCAAGCCCGGGGAATCTGCTCAATGATGTCCGCCACCTGGGTTGCCGGCGTCGGCTGTGCATAATGGCCGGCCAGGCGGTTGATCCGCATGGCGGCAACCGCCGCCTCCCGGATATCCATACCGGAATCGATTAAAACGGAGACCAGCCCGGTTACTGTATCTCCTGTGCCGCCAATCGCTTCCAGCACTTCTTCCGATGGACCGTCGACGCTGGCCATGATGCCATCGGCATCCGCCAGGTAATCCGTTGCGCCCTTGACCAGCAGATAGCGCGCGGTATTGCCGTGCTGATAGGCGCGGGCAATCAGATCGGGCACGCGATTGTCTTCATGCAACATGAATCCGCGTGTATAGAAGGGATGCGGAGCCTCTTCATCGGCCAGAAATGCCAGTTCACCGACATCGGGGGTGAAAAGATCATAAGCGCCGGCCTCCCCGGCCATTTTCGCAAGATACATGAATCCTGCGTCGGCGACAAGGCAGGGGCGCGCCGTCATTTTATCAATGGCGGTCAGGATGCGATTGTGCCAGTAGACAATGGGTTGCAGATAATGAAATGTCAAGGTGTTAAACGCCGAACCGGGCAAATTTTCGGTCAGGTGGCGGTACAGTTTGCGGCTGCCCTTGCCAGTGCCCGTGTCGCCCACCAGGCAGGCATGGGGCGCTGGGCGATTCAGCACCTCCGCTGCCTTCAGGGCCGCCCCCAGCAGGGCGGGCGTGCCCCGGTTGATGTCCACGCGCTGGCTGCCGATGCAAAGGTGCTGCCCCTCGCGCATTACTTCGCCTTCCACCAGTGGGAAATCCTCCCGCGGAACCGTTCCAACTATACACAGCATTGACGTCTGGTTTCCTCGTAGGCAAGTTGCAGTGCGTACCCGCAAAGGGTATGGCCTATTGCCAGCGGGCTTGGCGCCTCGGCCAGGGTTTTGCCGATCATGGAAGCGGCCAGAAAAGGCACATCGGGACAGCCACCACCCGATATATTGACAATGATGTCCGTCTCCTTGTCCAGGGTCAGCTTCATGTTGGCCGCCCGCACCATGAGATATCGGCCAAAGTCCTTGACCTGGAAGATGTCAACAGGTTGCAGCAGCGGGCCGGTGACCGGCACGGTGTTCAAGGGCGGCAGATTTTGCTCCGTTAACACCCTGGTGATGTTCAACTGCTCCATCAGGGGGAATTCGATGACCAGGTCGCAGCCCTGTCGGATTTCCGGCGGCGGGCCCATTACGCGGATTTCCCAGCCGGCTTTTTTGAGCATGGTTTCCGCTTGGATCACTTCACTGGTATTGGCAAATACCAGCATGCCCCGTTCCATCCGGCTGCCGGGTGCGTCCGAAACCGGTGCGGTTTTTTTTTCTTCCCTGAAATTGAAGAGCGCCACACCCTTATCCTTTGTTGAGGGTAATCCGTGTTTCGTCGCCTTGGTCGCTCAGGTTTGCCACCGTCCAGCCGCGGTTGCCGGCCGCTCGGCAGACATTTTCGCGGGAGGCTTCGTTATCTACCAGAACGATGATTTCATCCGCCTCGCCAGCCTTGATGGCAGCAAGGGTCAGCATCACAGGTTGCGGACAGGAGAGCCCGCGTGCATCGATGGTTGTTGTCATTTTGCCCTCCTCAGGCCATTTTTTTTCGCATGCTGAAGCCAATGAAAAGGCACGCCAGTAGCCCGACCGCAACGCCCTGCATGCCGTAGGGGCCGATGCCTGCCGGGGAGCTGGCCAGCCCGAAATTGTGGCTGACCGCGGCCCCGGCCACCATGCCCAGAACAAACACGGCCGCGTCCCCGTCACCTTCGCCGGCCAGAAACAGCTGGCGTCCCGGGCAGCCACCTGCCAGGCAGAAGGCCAGACCGGACAGCAGCATGCCGGCAAAGTTCCAGAACTGCATGGTGTGTGCTACGGGCTGCCCCTCAAAGCCGGGATGAAACTGACCGACAAGCAGGTTGACAACCAGGGCGGTGACGATGAGAGCGATAAAGCCGCCAAGCAGGTGTGTCTGCCGGAACAGGACGAAATCGCGAATGGCGCCCATGGTGCAGAAGCGGCTCCGCTGAGCGATAAATCCGATGGCCAGCCCTGCACCCAGGGAAACCAGGAGTGGGGCATGCATGGCGCCCGGCCCTTTGACGCTGAACCAAAGCACCCCGTTTTTCGACGCGCCGGGAATCGCCGGGAAAATCATCAGCAGCGCCAGCATGCCGAGCATGAACAGGGGCATCAGCCAGCCGGCAGCGGACTGGGTGGATTGGGAGCGGCCGAGATTGTAGCCGCCCTTCAAAAACAGGGTGCCAAGCCAGATGCCGGCGACAAGGCCGAGCAGGCCAAAAATGGCACTGCCGTCGCCGCCGGCCAGGCGCAAAGCCGCCCGCCAGGGACATCCCAAAAAAACCAGTGCGCCGATCATTGCGAAAAAACCCAGCACAAACCGGACGATGGGTGCCGAACCGAGACGTGGCCGAAATTCCCTGAAGAGATAGGCGGCCAGCAATGACCCAAGAACGAAACCCATGACCTCGGGTCGCAGGTATTGCACGACTTCGGCCCGGTGCAGGCCGAGCGCGCCGGCGATGTCGCGCTCGAAACAGGCCACACACACCCCCATGTTGCCGGGATTGCCGAACTTCTGCAGCAGGGCCGCCAGGGCACCGATAAAGATTCCAGCGCCGATTATTCCCCATCGTCCGGCCATTATATTGCGGATTTTTGCCATCTTCTCCTCCCTGTTTGTGCATGCCATCGAAAAAACGCCGCAACTGTTTCCCGTCCGGAAAGGCAGGCGGCGGCTGTTAATGGTCGCGGGGTCCAGCGCTCCTCGTGGTATCGCACGGGGCCTAATGCGAAAAGTGCTCGTTTCCCATATAAAAACTGCGCTGTATCCATCCGGAGTTTCCGGATGGACACAAGCTAACAAATCCCGGGCGTGGAGTCTAATTGATAATATTTATATAAACGGTATTTGTTATGGAAAAAATAAATAGTGAAGTACTTGAGGATGGTCTGGCAGCGTAAATGCGGCAGGGATGGCGGATGCCAAACACCCCCGGGGAATTGCCTCCGGGGGGTGTTTTTTAAACGCGCTTGTCGCCGTGCGGGGATTGCGATGGTTCAGGCGAGGTTGTTTTTGATACGCTCGATGGCTTCAATGACATTCTGGCGGTCACCGAAGGCTGAAAGACGGTAGAAACCCTCGCCGCTGGGGCCGAAGCCGCTGCCGGGGGTGCCGACCACGTGGCACTCGGACAGCAGTTTGTCGAAGAAATCCCAGCTGCTCATGCCGCCCGGGGTTTTCAGCCAGATGTAGGGGGCGTTGACACCGCCATACACGGTCAGGCCGGCGGCCTGAAGGCCTTCGCGGATCAGACGTGCATTTTCCATGTAATAGTCAATCGTCTCCTTGACCTGGGCCCAGCCTTCGTCGGAATAGACAGCGGCGGCAGCTTTCTGCACCGGGTAGGAGACGCCGTTGAACTTGGTCGACTGGCGACGGTTCCAGAGCTTGTTGAGGGAGGCTTTTTCACCGCTGCCGGTATCGGCCATAAGCTCCTCGGGCACCACCGTCAGGGCGCAGCGTACGCCTGTGAAACCGGCGGTCTTGGAGAAACTGCGGAATTCTATGGCACAGCGCCGGGCGCCTTCGATTTCATAGATGGAATGGGGGATGCCCGGTTCGGTGATGAATGCTTCGTAGGCGGCGTCGAAAAAGATCACCGCATCGTTGGCCAGGGCAAAATCGACCCATTTCTTGAGATCTTCCCGGCTTGCCACCGCGCCGGTGGGGTTGTTGGGGTAGCACAGATAGATGATATCGACCTTTTCCGAGGGGATGGCAGGGGTGAAGCCGTTTTCCTCGGTGCAGGGCAGGTAGGTGAGTCCTGAGTAATAGCCCTTTTCGTCCGCCTCGCCGGTGCGGCCAATCATGACGTTGGTGTCGTTGTAGACCGGATAGACAGGGTCGCAGATGGCGACCTTGTTGTCCAGGGCGAAGATATCGAGGATGTTGGCACAGTCACACTTGCTGCCGTCAGAGATGAAAATCTCGGAGGTTTTCAGCTCGACGCCGAGGGGTTTGTAGGATTTTTCGATCAGGGTGTCGATGAGAAACTCGTAGCCCTGCTCGGGGCCGTAGCCCATGAAATTTTCCTTGCTGGCCAGATCCTCGACGGCATCGTGAAAGGCCTTGAGAACCGCCGGAGCCAGAGGCTGGGTGACGTCGCCGATACCCAGTCGGATGATTTTGGCGTCGGGGTTGGCCTGGCTGAAGGCCTTGACCCGGCGGCCGATCTCAGGGAACAGGTAACCGGCCTTGAGTTTCAGGTAGTTATCGTTAAGTTTTGCCATGCGTAGTTCTCCAATATATGTTTAGGTTTTAGAATACGTAATGCTCTCACCCCGAATAAACCGCATTAACAGGGATGAAGAGGATAAAGGGGATTTAAAACCAAGAATATTTGCCGTTGGTCTTCATCTTATACATCCCCTTATCTTAGTTTGAGCCAGACTTTGGGGTGGATATAAACCCGACTTATTTCAATCCAAGGATATCCTGCATATCGTACAGGCCGGGGGTCTTATCCGCCAGCCAGGCGGCGGCGCGCACTGCACCGCGCGCGAACATGTCGCGGCTCATGGCGCGGTGGGTGATCTCGATGCGTTCACCCATGCCGATGAAGTAGACGGTGTGCTCGCCGACGATGTCGCCGCCACGCACCGTCTGCATGCCGATCTCTTCCTGGGTGCGGGCGCCGCACATTCCCTCGCGGTGGTAAACGGCGCATTCGTTGTAGTCGCGGCCCAGGGCTTCGGCGACGATTTCGCCCATGCGCACCGCGGTGCCGCTGGGGGAATCCTTTTTTTTGTTGTGATGCAGTTCGACGATTTCGACGTCGAAGCCCTCGCCGAGGATACGCGCCGCCTCTTTGAGAATCTTGAAGCAGGCGTTGACGCCGACGCTCATGTTGGGCGCCAGCACCACGGGCACGTGCCTGGCCAGGTCTTCGACCCGGGCGCGCTGCTCCGGGGTAAAGCCGGTAGAACCGATCACCAGGCTCTTGCCGAGGCGGGCGCAGGCTTCCAGATTCCGCAGGGAAACTTCCGGAAAGGTGAAATCGATAAGGACCTCGGTGTCTTTGAGCACCTTGTCCAGATCGCTGCAGATGGTCACGCCCAGAGGTCCACAACCGGCGGACAGGCCGGCATCCTGACCGAGCATCGGGTTTTCGGTGTGCTCGAGGGCACCGGTGAGTTGCAGCCCCCCGGTTTCCTTGATGGCGGTGATGAGACGGCCGCCCATGCGCCCGGCGGCACCGTTGACAGCTACTTTGATCATGAGGACTCCTTGTCAGGCATCGATAAGGCCGTAACGGGTCATTATTGTTTTAAGCCGGGCCAGATTGTCAGGCAGCAGTTCGGCCAGCGGCATGCGCAGATGATCCCCGCACAGTCCCATGAGGGAAGCGGCGGTTTTTATCGGCACCGGGTTGGTTTCGATGAACATGGCCTGATGCAGTTCAAGCAGATGCAGGTGCATTTTTCTGGCATCATCATAGCGATTTTCATTGATGGCGGTCACCATGGCCTTGATTTCCCTTGGCAGGATGTTGGCGGTTACCGAAATAACCCCTCTGGCACCGCAGGCCATCATCGGCAAGGTCAGAAAATCGTCGCCGGAGACCACATGGATGCGATCTCCCGCCGCAGCGATAATCTGGCTGATCTGGGTCAGATCGCCGGATGCTTCCTTGATGCCGACCACGTTGGGATGGTCGGCGAGGCGGATGGTGGTCGCGGCGGTCATGTTCATGCCGGTGCGACCCGGTACGTTGTACAGCACCTGCGGAATGGCCACGTTGTCGGCAATCGCC
This portion of the Syntrophotalea acetylenica genome encodes:
- the cysK gene encoding cysteine synthase A — its product is MPAVISQNPLGQISHTPLVRLSRLTHPDSAAVWGKMENLNPGGSVKDRIALAMVEDAESRGLIKPGATLVEPTSGNTGIGLALVCAVKGYKLILTMPETMSVERRRLLAAYGADLVLTPGTQGMRGAVARAEELAGQYGYFIPMQFSNPANPRIHEQTTGPEIIAALDGQIDAFVAGVGTGGTITGVGRALRKNNPQVDIVAVEPAASPILSGGSPGPHKIQGIGAGFIPEVLDTGIYREVITVRDEDAFATARRLAREEGLFVGISAGANVCAALRLAERLGPGKNVVTVLCDTGERYLSVGVFD
- a CDS encoding NAD(P)H-hydrate dehydratase; its protein translation is MLCIVGTVPREDFPLVEGEVMREGQHLCIGSQRVDINRGTPALLGAALKAAEVLNRPAPHACLVGDTGTGKGSRKLYRHLTENLPGSAFNTLTFHYLQPIVYWHNRILTAIDKMTARPCLVADAGFMYLAKMAGEAGAYDLFTPDVGELAFLADEEAPHPFYTRGFMLHEDNRVPDLIARAYQHGNTARYLLVKGATDYLADADGIMASVDGPSEEVLEAIGGTGDTVTGLVSVLIDSGMDIREAAVAAMRINRLAGHYAQPTPATQVADIIEQIPRAWEELQSVWSQS
- a CDS encoding ArsR/SmtB family transcription factor, with the protein product MKTTTTLFKALAHDTRLRILNLLLDGEVCVCHIMEILQLPQSTASRHLGILKNAGLVMDRRSGTWVHYSLAPQMPPPAMQILDLLGAHLPTLKTCQADRARLAEPEVRRKQCD
- the larE gene encoding ATP-dependent sacrificial sulfur transferase LarE, translating into MGSAMDADARYERLLQLLNSLGPAAVAFSGGVDSTLLLRAALDALGARQVLAVTAVSVFFPAWEQQYSRDLAHQIGARQLLVPCDLLALPAVVRNDPLRCYHCKKALFGDCAEMARQTGFSLMLDGTNLDDGRDYRPGSRAARELGVRSPLAEAGLGKQDIRDLSRRLGLPTWKRPAFACLASRIPYGSPISAHALRQVDRCESALRSLGFDGSRARHHGASVRIEIPLPLLSQILAEPTRRAVIRAAKEAGFTYVCLDLEGYRSGSLNEILTEAEG
- the selD gene encoding selenide, water dikinase SelD, which produces MTSEKIKLTHMVKAAGUAAKLGPEGLEDALTGLFAETDPNLIVGPETADDAGVYRLSEDCALVETTDIITPLVDDPFLFGAIAAANALSDVFAMGGRPLTAMNLAFIPPCGLPREALRELLDGGARKIREAGACLVGGHTVEDDELKYGLAVTGVVHPQRVVRNSTARPGDVLILTKPIGTGIVATGIKAEMVADATVAEACRWMATLNGQAAAIMTACGAHACTDITGFGLIGHASEMARGAGVTLALRLANVPVINGVADLVRDGLVPGGCYRNRAYYARMLLDARPDRVDADMPGSSEDLLPFFDPQTSGGLLIAMEDGAADAFLRRAADGGCFAVVVGEVLEGRDHAVEIR
- the dapA gene encoding 4-hydroxy-tetrahydrodipicolinate synthase gives rise to the protein MFTGSMVAIITPFDKDGRFDEEAFRQLIEFQIENGTDVIVPCGTTGESATLDHAEHKRVIKSCIEQVDKRVPVLAGTGSNATTEAIELSQNAKTMGADGVLLISPYYNKPSQEGVYRHFKAIADNVAIPQVLYNVPGRTGMNMTAATTIRLADHPNVVGIKEASGDLTQISQIIAAAGDRIHVVSGDDFLTLPMMACGARGVISVTANILPREIKAMVTAINENRYDDARKMHLHLLELHQAMFIETNPVPIKTAASLMGLCGDHLRMPLAELLPDNLARLKTIMTRYGLIDA
- a CDS encoding DUF3343 domain-containing protein, which translates into the protein MALFNFREEKKTAPVSDAPGSRMERGMLVFANTSEVIQAETMLKKAGWEIRVMGPPPEIRQGCDLVIEFPLMEQLNITRVLTEQNLPPLNTVPVTGPLLQPVDIFQVKDFGRYLMVRAANMKLTLDKETDIIVNISGGGCPDVPFLAASMIGKTLAEAPSPLAIGHTLCGYALQLAYEETRRQCCV
- the dapB gene encoding 4-hydroxy-tetrahydrodipicolinate reductase, producing the protein MIKVAVNGAAGRMGGRLITAIKETGGLQLTGALEHTENPMLGQDAGLSAGCGPLGVTICSDLDKVLKDTEVLIDFTFPEVSLRNLEACARLGKSLVIGSTGFTPEQRARVEDLARHVPVVLAPNMSVGVNACFKILKEAARILGEGFDVEIVELHHNKKKDSPSGTAVRMGEIVAEALGRDYNECAVYHREGMCGARTQEEIGMQTVRGGDIVGEHTVYFIGMGERIEITHRAMSRDMFARGAVRAAAWLADKTPGLYDMQDILGLK
- a CDS encoding LL-diaminopimelate aminotransferase, whose amino-acid sequence is MAKLNDNYLKLKAGYLFPEIGRRVKAFSQANPDAKIIRLGIGDVTQPLAPAVLKAFHDAVEDLASKENFMGYGPEQGYEFLIDTLIEKSYKPLGVELKTSEIFISDGSKCDCANILDIFALDNKVAICDPVYPVYNDTNVMIGRTGEADEKGYYSGLTYLPCTEENGFTPAIPSEKVDIIYLCYPNNPTGAVASREDLKKWVDFALANDAVIFFDAAYEAFITEPGIPHSIYEIEGARRCAIEFRSFSKTAGFTGVRCALTVVPEELMADTGSGEKASLNKLWNRRQSTKFNGVSYPVQKAAAAVYSDEGWAQVKETIDYYMENARLIREGLQAAGLTVYGGVNAPYIWLKTPGGMSSWDFFDKLLSECHVVGTPGSGFGPSGEGFYRLSAFGDRQNVIEAIERIKNNLA
- a CDS encoding thermonuclease family protein; translation: MIAVFSRGACVAFALVLCLVSCASHALAASSLRGRVTHIYDGDTIRVAGIGKVRLLGIDVPEKEASYRDRYLRQRGIAPDRLRRIHHRAHAYVRAKSLGRIVVLRTEPPTRDTYGRLLAYVTLPDGHMLNRLLLQQGLAAVYRRFDFSLKGDFIEKEEDARLAKRGMWQ
- the yedE gene encoding YedE family putative selenium transporter, whose product is MAKIRNIMAGRWGIIGAGIFIGALAALLQKFGNPGNMGVCVACFERDIAGALGLHRAEVVQYLRPEVMGFVLGSLLAAYLFREFRPRLGSAPIVRFVLGFFAMIGALVFLGCPWRAALRLAGGDGSAIFGLLGLVAGIWLGTLFLKGGYNLGRSQSTQSAAGWLMPLFMLGMLALLMIFPAIPGASKNGVLWFSVKGPGAMHAPLLVSLGAGLAIGFIAQRSRFCTMGAIRDFVLFRQTHLLGGFIALIVTALVVNLLVGQFHPGFEGQPVAHTMQFWNFAGMLLSGLAFCLAGGCPGRQLFLAGEGDGDAAVFVLGMVAGAAVSHNFGLASSPAGIGPYGMQGVAVGLLACLFIGFSMRKKMA
- a CDS encoding DUF2179 domain-containing protein, whose protein sequence is MSSVLPDSGALGLVLLPLLVFFARIIDVSIGTLRIIFVSRSLKGWAAVLGFFESLIWVLAISQVMQNLTNVLTYLAFALGFATGNYVGVLIEERIALGSLIVRIITRKDATVLTEHLWKAGYGVTNLRARGETGPVQLIFTVCRRRNLQDVLTLVKRFNPRAFYTIEDVRFVQDNLPPNPRRRGVMSRLALRNRK
- a CDS encoding sulfurtransferase TusA family protein, which codes for MTTTIDARGLSCPQPVMLTLAAIKAGEADEIIVLVDNEASRENVCRAAGNRGWTVANLSDQGDETRITLNKG